Genomic window (Streptomyces sp. RerS4):
GCGCCGGCGACTACACCTGGCGCTACCGGATGTGGCGACACCTCGACTCCACCCTGGGCCCCGCCCACCGGATCGTCGGCCCCCGCACGGGCCTCTACGAGGCCACGACCAACGGCGCCACCAGCCACGACTACGCCGCCCCCGACTTCCCCGCGCACGCCCGCCGGCACCTCGCCGGCTGGGGCGAGGGCTGGCAGCACATGGCCCCGCTGATCGGCCCGGCCGTCGAAGAGGCCCGCGCCGACGTCCTGCTCGTCTCCCTCGGCCTGATCGACCTCGGCTTCTACACCGACGCCGACCAGACCGCCGCCAACGTCCACCGCTTCGTCGCGGCGGCCCGCGCGGCCCGGCCGGGCGTGCGGATGGTGTTCCTGCCGGTCATCCCGAACGTGCGCGCCGAGGAGGACGCCCCCTTCGCGGCCGAGGTGGACCGGTTCAACGACCTGCTCGCCAAGGCCGTGGCCGACCTGACGGGCGAGGCCTCGCCGATCCTGCTCGCCGCCCGCCCGCACGCGTACGACATCCACCGCGACACCTACGACGGCACCCACCCCAACGCCTCCGGTGAGCACAGGCTGGCGGGCGAGTTCGCGGCGGTGCTGCACCAGGCGTGGGGCATCGGCGGCCCCTACCGGCCCGCGCACGACGAC
Coding sequences:
- a CDS encoding GDSL-type esterase/lipase family protein, producing the protein MRFMFVGDSMTIGRAGDYTWRYRMWRHLDSTLGPAHRIVGPRTGLYEATTNGATSHDYAAPDFPAHARRHLAGWGEGWQHMAPLIGPAVEEARADVLLVSLGLIDLGFYTDADQTAANVHRFVAAARAARPGVRMVFLPVIPNVRAEEDAPFAAEVDRFNDLLAKAVADLTGEASPILLAARPHAYDIHRDTYDGTHPNASGEHRLAGEFAAVLHQAWGIGGPYRPAHDDA